A single region of the Candidatus Protochlamydia amoebophila UWE25 genome encodes:
- a CDS encoding PhoH family protein, whose translation MKYKTFVIDTNVFLIDPTALMKFPRHDVVIPVAVLEELDKFKRMPNELGKNARETIRFLDSLKNVGTGNLQSGVKLDNGATVKIQLEVKTDYKYNFELTINDNRILMAAYLLLERGEKVVFVSKDFAARVKAEALGIEAEDYENFKYSYEAVYRGIHRIDNMPKHEIDTFYKDGKLTVPNLKAHFNEYFVMTSAENTSAIGKYDPSHLRLEALLKTNQLWGIKPRNVEQRCAIDLLLRDDIKLVTLMGPAGTGKTILALACGLRKVFDEGVYSRILVTRPIVPLGRDIGYLPGTKEEKLFHWMQPIYDNLEYLCASTGGESSETLKWVLDSKKIEMEAVTYIRGRTLPKMYMIIDEAQNLTPHEIKTIISRAGEGTKVVLAGDPTQIDNPYLDKDSNGLTFTVGKFLDQKIYGHIFLDITERSELAAIAADVM comes from the coding sequence ATGAAATATAAGACTTTTGTAATTGATACAAACGTATTTTTAATTGATCCTACTGCTTTAATGAAATTTCCTCGGCATGATGTTGTCATCCCAGTTGCGGTTCTTGAAGAGTTGGACAAATTTAAGCGAATGCCAAACGAATTAGGAAAGAATGCTCGGGAAACGATTCGTTTCTTAGACTCGCTAAAAAATGTTGGGACCGGCAATTTGCAATCAGGTGTTAAGCTTGATAACGGAGCCACCGTTAAAATTCAGTTAGAAGTTAAAACAGACTACAAATATAACTTTGAACTGACTATTAATGACAATCGTATTTTGATGGCAGCTTATCTTTTATTAGAGCGAGGAGAAAAAGTTGTTTTTGTTTCTAAAGATTTTGCAGCACGGGTAAAGGCCGAAGCTTTAGGGATTGAAGCGGAAGATTATGAAAATTTCAAATATTCTTATGAAGCTGTTTATCGTGGTATTCATCGTATTGATAATATGCCAAAACATGAAATTGATACGTTTTATAAAGATGGTAAACTAACTGTTCCAAACCTAAAAGCGCATTTCAATGAATATTTTGTGATGACATCTGCTGAAAATACTTCAGCAATAGGGAAGTATGACCCTTCTCATCTAAGATTAGAAGCTCTTTTAAAGACAAATCAATTGTGGGGTATTAAACCTCGTAACGTTGAACAACGTTGTGCAATCGATTTATTACTAAGAGATGATATTAAATTAGTCACTCTCATGGGTCCAGCTGGAACGGGGAAAACTATTTTAGCTTTGGCGTGTGGACTTCGAAAAGTTTTTGATGAAGGTGTTTATTCACGTATACTTGTAACGCGTCCAATAGTTCCTTTAGGCCGAGATATTGGTTACCTTCCGGGCACAAAAGAAGAAAAACTTTTCCACTGGATGCAACCGATCTATGATAACTTAGAATATTTATGTGCGTCTACAGGAGGAGAGTCTAGTGAAACTCTTAAATGGGTTTTAGATAGTAAAAAAATTGAAATGGAAGCTGTCACATACATTCGAGGTAGAACACTACCAAAAATGTATATGATTATTGATGAAGCTCAAAACCTTACTCCGCATGAAATCAAGACAATTATTTCTCGGGCTGGAGAAGGAACTAAAGTTGTTTTAGCTGGAGATCCAACTCAAATTGACAATCCTTATTTAGATAAAGATTCTAATGGCTTGACCTTTACAGTCGGTAAGTTCTTAGATCAAAAAATTTACGGTCATATTTTCTTAGATATAACCGAACGTTCTGAATTGGCTGCCATTGCTGCGGATGTGATGTAA
- a CDS encoding MepB family protein, with protein MHPNLLLTEQLVYKPMGWKIENLQLEQESVDYGAANFEINQRRIKFRVGKITPTKTGQFVTFWKRSSKGLILPYAFDDPFDLFVVNVCTANRFGQFVFPKSILYEKAIISKNEGEGKRAIRVYPSWDQANNLQAKKTQAWQLLHFFEINENLKINFAYIQGLFGLG; from the coding sequence ATGCATCCAAATTTATTACTGACTGAGCAACTTGTTTATAAACCTATGGGATGGAAGATTGAGAATCTACAGCTTGAACAAGAAAGTGTAGATTATGGAGCAGCAAATTTTGAAATTAATCAGCGCCGCATTAAATTTCGTGTAGGAAAAATCACACCCACAAAAACAGGACAGTTTGTCACTTTTTGGAAGCGTAGCAGTAAAGGGTTAATTTTACCTTATGCTTTTGACGATCCTTTTGATCTATTTGTCGTCAATGTGTGTACAGCAAATCGATTTGGACAATTTGTTTTTCCTAAATCTATTCTCTATGAAAAGGCAATTATATCCAAAAACGAAGGAGAAGGGAAACGAGCTATACGAGTTTATCCATCGTGGGATCAGGCTAATAATTTGCAGGCAAAGAAAACGCAAGCTTGGCAGCTTCTACACTTTTTTGAAATTAATGAAAATCTAAAAATTAATTTTGCCTATATTCAAGGTTTATTTGGGCTGGGGTAG
- a CDS encoding NTP/NDP exchange transporter → MSKTNQVRIQAEEWYAVFLSFIYYFCVLAAYYVIRPIRDQMAVEVGSTELPVFFTATFLATLVLTPLFGWLVSCWPRRVIMPLIYLFFIALQMVFILLFLNKNLLSPKVLGIFFYVWVSIFNLFVVSVFWSFMTDIWSDPQARRLFPIIGLGGTLGAVMGPIITRSLVEFIGLALLLAVSAAFLAIAVICIMLLGKWAHDHGAHRNELGSESAIGGGMLDGLKQIFSNPFIASMSLMMLLNDAIGTIAYVLITDYSGTTFPNDVIAQTRFAANMDLFANIIQIFVQLILTRWLLVRYGASVVFIVWTMTIVFFCLTMTLVNDPYVPVLGTLPWLAMVSIVDRSLSFGMIQPARESLYTLVSRNLRYKGKNVVDTMVWRAGDVVSMTSVNGFRALGINVAGFGIIWALLAASSGLIGWRLANRIEKSAFIKK, encoded by the coding sequence ATGAGTAAAACAAACCAGGTAAGAATTCAAGCTGAGGAATGGTATGCAGTTTTTCTCTCGTTTATTTATTATTTTTGTGTTTTGGCGGCATATTACGTCATCCGCCCTATCAGAGATCAAATGGCTGTAGAGGTAGGATCGACTGAGTTACCCGTTTTCTTTACTGCTACTTTTCTAGCGACACTTGTGTTAACTCCACTATTTGGTTGGCTTGTTTCGTGTTGGCCACGCCGCGTGATCATGCCTTTGATTTACCTATTTTTTATTGCCCTTCAGATGGTATTCATCTTGTTGTTTCTGAACAAAAATCTACTTTCCCCTAAAGTTTTAGGAATTTTTTTTTACGTTTGGGTTAGTATATTTAATTTATTCGTGGTGTCAGTATTTTGGAGTTTTATGACTGATATCTGGAGTGACCCACAGGCACGTCGCCTGTTTCCTATTATCGGTTTAGGCGGGACTTTAGGCGCTGTAATGGGACCTATAATCACGCGAAGTTTGGTAGAATTCATAGGATTAGCTCTGCTATTAGCAGTATCAGCCGCATTTCTTGCTATTGCTGTTATATGTATAATGCTTTTAGGTAAATGGGCACATGATCATGGTGCTCATCGAAATGAATTGGGTAGCGAATCAGCAATAGGTGGAGGAATGCTAGATGGATTAAAACAAATTTTTTCAAATCCATTTATAGCTTCTATGTCATTGATGATGCTTTTAAATGATGCGATTGGTACCATTGCTTATGTTTTAATTACAGATTATTCTGGTACTACATTTCCGAATGATGTGATTGCACAAACGCGTTTTGCAGCCAATATGGATTTATTTGCAAATATTATTCAGATTTTTGTTCAGTTGATTTTAACGCGTTGGCTATTAGTTCGATATGGAGCGAGTGTTGTATTTATCGTTTGGACAATGACTATCGTATTTTTCTGCCTGACAATGACGTTAGTAAACGACCCTTATGTGCCAGTATTAGGAACGTTACCTTGGTTAGCCATGGTGAGTATTGTTGATCGATCTCTTTCTTTTGGAATGATTCAGCCAGCGAGGGAAAGCCTTTACACACTTGTTTCTCGTAATTTGCGTTATAAAGGGAAAAATGTCGTTGATACAATGGTATGGAGGGCCGGTGATGTTGTCTCAATGACATCAGTGAATGGATTTCGGGCTTTAGGCATTAATGTAGCTGGATTTGGCATCATTTGGGCTTTGCTTGCTGCCTCGTCTGGATTGATAGGCTGGCGTTTAGCTAACCGAATCGAAAAAAGCGCTTTTATAAAAAAATAA
- a CDS encoding GNAT family N-acetyltransferase, whose protein sequence is MEDAQALANIYFHKIHCINIKHYTQEQVDVWAPELNLEGEGWKKKLLRTNLIVAVIEGKVAGFAEFEPDSHIDCFYCHHEWIGKGVGSALMNEIFIRAKNSLLGKT, encoded by the coding sequence GTGGAAGATGCGCAAGCTCTCGCGAATATCTATTTTCACAAAATCCATTGCATTAATATTAAACATTACACACAAGAACAAGTCGATGTGTGGGCTCCTGAATTAAACCTAGAAGGAGAAGGCTGGAAAAAGAAGCTTTTAAGAACTAATCTTATTGTTGCAGTTATAGAAGGCAAAGTTGCTGGCTTTGCAGAATTCGAACCCGACAGCCATATTGATTGCTTTTACTGTCACCATGAATGGATTGGCAAAGGAGTTGGGTCAGCTCTAATGAATGAAATTTTCATAAGAGCTAAAAACTCTCTTTTAGGAAAGACATAA
- a CDS encoding nucleotide triphosphate diphosphatase NUDT15, whose translation MGTIQDKPKPRVGVGIVVVKGGKVLLGKRKGAHGSGEWSFAGGHLEFGEDVKECALRELSEETGLKALSVQMGPWVNDIIEESKHYVTLFVFVNEFEGSPQLLEPDKCEGWEWFDWHSLPSPLFTPILSLIKKISIEKLSITPSSNEVIRML comes from the coding sequence ATGGGAACAATCCAGGATAAACCAAAACCAAGAGTCGGTGTAGGAATTGTTGTAGTAAAAGGTGGAAAAGTACTTTTAGGTAAGAGAAAAGGTGCTCACGGCTCTGGAGAGTGGTCTTTTGCTGGTGGTCATCTTGAATTTGGAGAAGACGTCAAAGAATGTGCTTTGAGAGAGTTATCTGAAGAAACGGGATTGAAAGCCCTTTCTGTGCAGATGGGTCCTTGGGTCAATGACATTATTGAAGAAAGTAAGCATTATGTCACCCTTTTTGTGTTTGTCAACGAGTTTGAGGGGTCACCTCAGCTTTTAGAGCCAGATAAATGCGAAGGATGGGAGTGGTTTGATTGGCATTCACTTCCTTCTCCTCTTTTTACTCCTATCCTTTCTTTAATTAAAAAAATAAGCATTGAAAAATTGAGCATTACACCTTCTTCCAATGAAGTAATAAGGATGTTATGA